A genomic segment from Spongiibacter sp. IMCC21906 encodes:
- the glmM gene encoding phosphoglucosamine mutase, translating into MTKKYFGTDGVRGRVGQAPITADFVLKLGWAVGKVFAQEGGRSLVLIGKDTRISGYMFESALEAGLVAAGVDVRLLGPMPTPAIAYLTRTFKARAGIVISASHNPYYDNGIKFFSAQGTKLPDDVELAIEAMLDQPMETVESAQLGKVRRLDDAGGRYIEYCKSTANGGFALEGMKIVLDCANGATYHVAPAVFAELGAQVSVIGGSPDGLNINAGYGSTAPEALQKQVIAENADLGIAFDGDGDRVLFVDSKGELVDGDELLYIIASEQHRQINGCKGVVGTLMSNLGFELALKDLDIPFARAKVGDRYVKEMMDGKGWLLGGENSGHIICADVSSTGDGVVAALKVLQAISSSGESLRELRAKVTKLPQIMKNVRVSGEVDLGSAEMLEAVAEVENQLGERGRVLLRPSGTEPLVRVMVEGEDAGQVEGLCQQLADRVSSLA; encoded by the coding sequence ATGACAAAGAAATATTTTGGTACTGATGGGGTTCGTGGCCGAGTAGGTCAGGCGCCAATCACGGCAGATTTTGTTTTAAAGTTAGGTTGGGCGGTGGGCAAGGTGTTTGCTCAAGAAGGTGGCCGCAGCTTGGTGTTAATTGGTAAAGATACCCGTATCTCTGGGTATATGTTTGAATCGGCGCTAGAAGCAGGATTGGTTGCGGCAGGTGTGGATGTGCGGTTGCTTGGCCCCATGCCGACGCCGGCAATTGCCTACCTGACGCGAACGTTTAAAGCTCGCGCGGGCATTGTGATCAGTGCCAGTCATAATCCCTATTACGACAATGGTATTAAATTCTTTTCAGCGCAGGGCACAAAGCTGCCCGATGACGTAGAGCTGGCTATTGAGGCTATGCTTGATCAGCCTATGGAAACCGTCGAGTCTGCCCAGTTGGGTAAGGTGCGTCGGCTGGACGATGCTGGCGGACGCTATATCGAATATTGTAAATCCACCGCTAACGGCGGTTTTGCATTAGAGGGCATGAAGATCGTATTGGATTGTGCTAATGGCGCAACCTATCACGTTGCGCCTGCGGTGTTTGCAGAGCTGGGTGCGCAAGTATCCGTTATTGGGGGCTCTCCAGACGGTTTGAATATCAATGCCGGTTATGGCTCTACTGCGCCAGAAGCACTGCAAAAGCAGGTAATTGCTGAAAATGCTGATCTGGGTATCGCCTTTGATGGCGATGGTGATCGAGTGCTGTTTGTTGATAGCAAGGGTGAGCTGGTAGATGGTGATGAGTTGTTGTACATCATTGCTTCAGAGCAGCATAGACAGATTAATGGTTGCAAAGGTGTCGTCGGCACGCTTATGTCCAACCTGGGATTTGAGCTTGCTCTCAAAGATTTGGATATCCCCTTTGCCCGGGCCAAGGTGGGTGACCGTTACGTGAAAGAAATGATGGACGGCAAAGGTTGGCTGTTGGGGGGCGAAAACTCCGGCCATATTATTTGCGCTGATGTCAGCAGTACGGGCGACGGTGTAGTTGCTGCACTAAAGGTGTTGCAGGCTATTTCCAGCAGTGGTGAGTCGCTTCGCGAATTGCGTGCAAAAGTCACCAAGCTTCCCCAGATTATGAAAAATGTGCGGGTATCCGGTGAGGTGGATCTTGGCTCTGCCGAGATGTTGGAGGCGGTGGCCGAAGTAGAAAACCAGCTGGGCGAGCGAGGTCGAGTATTGCTGCGCCCCTCGGGCACCGAACCTTTGGTTAGGGTGATGGTAGAGGGTGAGGATGCAGGCCAAGTTGAAGGCTTGTGTCAGCAGCTGGCCGACCGTGTGAGTAGCCTGGCTTAA
- the ftsH gene encoding ATP-dependent zinc metalloprotease FtsH produces MAKNLLLWLVIAAVLLTVFNNFSVQSPTEQLNYSQFISEVQNERVSKVVIDGLVISGQRKDNSQFETVRPNLADPKLIDDLLEHSVVVEGKKPERQSIWTQLLVASFPILIILAIFMFFMRQMQGGGGGGRGGPMAFGKSKARLLSDDQIKTTFADVAGVDEAKEDVQELVEFLRDPGKFQRLGGRIPRGVLMVGPPGTGKTLLAKAIAGEAKVPFFSISGSDFVEMFVGVGASRVRDMFEQAKKQSPCIIFIDEIDAVGRHRGAGMGGGHDEREQTLNQLLVEMDGFEMNDGVIVIAATNRPDVLDPALLRPGRFDRQVVVGLPDIRGREQIMKVHMRKLPLADDVEASVIARGTPGFSGADLANLANEAALFAARSNSRVVSMEQFDLAKDKIMMGAERKSMVMSDKEKLNTAYHEAGHAIVGRLVPEHDPVYKVSIIPRGRALGVTMFLPEEDRYSLSRRHIISQICSLFGGRIAEEMTLGMDGVTTGASNDIERATDIARKMVTKWGLSEKMGPLMYDDADEEVFLGRAAATGGKGISGETARQIDEEVRRIIDQCYGTASTLLEENRQKLDMMAEALMMYETIDALQIDDIMAGRKPRKPAGWDDDGHHGGGRAATPPIDDPEPDNKPEDSGNRPEDPFAGPARDN; encoded by the coding sequence ATGGCAAAAAATTTACTGTTGTGGCTGGTGATAGCAGCGGTGCTACTGACCGTCTTCAACAACTTTAGTGTTCAGTCTCCAACCGAGCAGCTGAACTACTCACAGTTCATTTCTGAAGTGCAGAACGAACGGGTTAGCAAAGTTGTCATTGACGGCTTGGTAATCAGTGGCCAGCGCAAAGACAACAGTCAGTTTGAGACGGTTCGGCCCAACTTGGCTGATCCTAAGCTGATCGACGACTTGTTGGAGCACAGCGTTGTTGTTGAAGGCAAAAAGCCTGAGCGTCAAAGTATCTGGACTCAACTGCTTGTGGCTAGCTTCCCGATCCTGATTATTTTGGCTATTTTCATGTTTTTCATGCGCCAGATGCAGGGCGGTGGTGGCGGCGGCCGAGGCGGCCCAATGGCCTTTGGCAAGAGCAAGGCGCGCCTGCTGAGTGATGATCAAATTAAAACGACCTTTGCCGATGTGGCCGGGGTTGATGAGGCTAAGGAAGACGTACAGGAATTGGTTGAGTTCCTGCGTGATCCGGGCAAGTTTCAGCGTTTAGGTGGACGTATTCCCCGTGGCGTACTGATGGTTGGCCCGCCGGGTACCGGTAAGACCTTGTTGGCTAAAGCAATTGCCGGCGAGGCGAAGGTACCGTTCTTCTCCATTTCGGGTTCTGATTTTGTCGAAATGTTTGTCGGCGTGGGTGCGTCCCGGGTTCGGGATATGTTTGAACAGGCGAAGAAACAGTCGCCTTGTATCATCTTTATCGATGAAATCGATGCGGTTGGTCGCCATCGTGGCGCCGGTATGGGTGGCGGTCACGACGAGCGTGAGCAAACCCTGAACCAGCTGCTGGTTGAGATGGACGGTTTTGAAATGAATGACGGCGTGATCGTCATTGCCGCAACCAACCGGCCCGATGTGCTCGATCCCGCATTACTGCGTCCAGGTCGCTTTGATCGGCAGGTTGTGGTGGGTTTGCCCGATATTCGCGGCCGCGAGCAAATTATGAAAGTGCATATGCGTAAACTGCCATTGGCTGACGATGTCGAAGCCTCGGTTATTGCGCGTGGTACCCCCGGTTTCTCGGGTGCGGATTTGGCCAACTTGGCTAATGAGGCGGCACTGTTTGCCGCGCGCTCAAATTCCCGTGTGGTGAGCATGGAGCAGTTTGATCTGGCTAAAGATAAAATCATGATGGGCGCTGAGCGCAAATCGATGGTGATGTCCGATAAAGAAAAGCTCAACACGGCTTACCACGAAGCAGGCCACGCTATTGTGGGCCGTTTGGTGCCGGAGCACGACCCGGTTTACAAAGTCAGCATTATTCCCCGGGGCAGAGCGTTGGGTGTGACCATGTTCTTGCCAGAAGAAGATCGTTACAGCTTGAGTCGCCGCCATATCATCAGCCAGATTTGTTCGTTATTTGGTGGTCGAATCGCCGAAGAAATGACCTTGGGTATGGATGGTGTTACCACGGGTGCGTCCAATGATATTGAGCGCGCCACGGATATTGCTCGCAAGATGGTTACCAAATGGGGCTTGTCCGAAAAAATGGGTCCGCTGATGTATGACGATGCGGATGAAGAAGTCTTTCTGGGGCGGGCTGCGGCTACCGGTGGCAAAGGAATTTCTGGCGAGACGGCGAGGCAAATTGATGAAGAAGTGCGCCGCATCATTGACCAGTGCTATGGCACCGCTTCTACGTTGCTAGAGGAAAATCGGCAGAAGTTAGACATGATGGCTGAAGCCTTGATGATGTACGAAACAATTGATGCCTTGCAGATTGATGACATTATGGCGGGTCGCAAGCCCCGTAAACCCGCAGGTTGGGACGATGATGGTCACCATGGTGGCGGTCGCGCTGCCACACCACCCATTGATGATCCCGAGCCGGATAACAAGCCGGAAGATAGTGGTAATCGCCCCGAAGATCCTTTTGCTGGGCCTGCTCGCGATAACTAA
- the secG gene encoding preprotein translocase subunit SecG yields the protein MEQIILIVHVLAALAIIGLILIQQGKGADMGASFGAGASQTLLGSTGSGSALTRATAVFATIFFATSLSLAYVAKQKSGISEDVIEVPELQESRDVAPVMNESKAPDSDMPASETDASPKGGSSSESEIPSA from the coding sequence ATGGAACAGATAATTTTAATAGTGCATGTATTGGCTGCACTGGCCATCATTGGCTTGATCTTGATTCAGCAGGGTAAAGGGGCCGATATGGGGGCCTCTTTTGGTGCTGGCGCATCTCAAACCCTTCTGGGTAGCACTGGTAGCGGTAGTGCATTGACTCGTGCCACGGCAGTATTTGCCACGATATTTTTTGCAACCAGTCTTTCTTTGGCTTATGTCGCCAAGCAGAAAAGTGGTATTAGCGAAGACGTAATTGAGGTGCCTGAGTTGCAGGAAAGCCGTGATGTGGCACCTGTGATGAATGAATCTAAGGCGCCAGACAGCGATATGCCGGCGTCTGAAACAGATGCATCACCCAAGGGTGGATCGTCATCTGAGTCGGAGATTCCGTCAGCCTGA
- the tpiA gene encoding triose-phosphate isomerase, whose protein sequence is MRSFLVAGNWKMHGDSAGIKQLLSELLKALPAEPGIDIAVFPPAVYLAQVAAEMAATPVAVGAQNVCAQAGPGAYTGEISAAMLTDVGCQYVLVGHSERRSLYGESSQLVAEKAKAALTAGLIPVVCVGESEAQRDEGQTLEVISSQLVAVFAALTAAELKKIVVAYEPVWAIGTGKTASPEQAQEVHGFIRALFAKQDEALANELRILYGGSVKANNAATLFAQADIDGGLVGGASLDAQEFSAICRAAE, encoded by the coding sequence ATGAGAAGCTTTTTGGTAGCGGGTAACTGGAAAATGCACGGCGATAGTGCTGGCATTAAGCAGTTGTTGTCAGAGTTACTAAAAGCTCTGCCGGCAGAACCGGGGATTGATATTGCGGTATTTCCTCCGGCGGTTTATTTAGCGCAAGTTGCTGCGGAAATGGCGGCTACGCCAGTGGCGGTTGGGGCTCAAAACGTTTGCGCTCAAGCTGGTCCAGGTGCGTATACCGGCGAAATCAGTGCAGCAATGCTGACGGATGTTGGTTGTCAGTATGTGCTTGTTGGCCACTCTGAACGTCGTAGTCTTTATGGTGAAAGCAGTCAGCTTGTTGCAGAAAAAGCCAAGGCAGCATTAACCGCCGGATTGATTCCAGTGGTCTGTGTTGGTGAGAGCGAAGCGCAGCGAGATGAGGGTCAAACACTAGAAGTAATCTCTTCTCAGTTGGTGGCGGTTTTTGCGGCGCTTACTGCGGCGGAGTTGAAAAAAATTGTTGTCGCTTATGAGCCTGTATGGGCGATTGGCACGGGTAAGACAGCCAGCCCGGAACAGGCTCAGGAAGTGCACGGCTTTATTCGTGCCCTGTTTGCCAAACAGGATGAAGCCTTGGCTAATGAGCTGCGGATTTTGTATGGCGGCAGCGTAAAAGCAAACAATGCGGCAACGTTGTTTGCCCAAGCCGATATCGATGGCGGCTTGGTAGGTGGTGCATCGTTGGATGCACAAGAATTTTCTGCAATTTGCAGAGCGGCGGAATAA
- the greA gene encoding transcription elongation factor GreA, whose translation MNQVPMTVAGERALREELKQLKSVERPKITKAIAEAREHGDLKENAEYHAAREQQGFCEGRIQEIEGKLGSVRVIDISQIPYTGKVVFGATVTLINCETDEEVKYRLVGEDEANVKVGKISVTSPIARALIGKEEGDVVVVTAPGGAIEYEIDLVEHIAE comes from the coding sequence ATGAATCAAGTGCCTATGACTGTCGCGGGCGAGCGCGCCCTGCGAGAAGAATTGAAGCAGTTAAAAAGTGTCGAGCGGCCTAAAATTACCAAGGCGATTGCCGAGGCCCGAGAGCATGGTGATTTAAAGGAAAATGCTGAGTATCACGCGGCGCGTGAGCAGCAAGGGTTTTGCGAAGGTCGAATTCAAGAGATTGAAGGCAAGCTTGGCTCGGTCAGGGTTATTGATATTTCCCAGATACCCTACACGGGTAAGGTTGTTTTTGGTGCCACGGTGACACTGATCAACTGTGAAACGGATGAAGAAGTTAAGTACCGTTTAGTTGGTGAGGATGAGGCGAATGTAAAGGTGGGGAAAATTTCAGTGACCTCCCCCATCGCTCGTGCACTTATTGGCAAGGAAGAAGGCGACGTCGTAGTAGTGACGGCGCCCGGCGGTGCTATCGAATACGAGATTGATTTAGTGGAGCATATTGCCGAGTAA
- the rimP gene encoding ribosome maturation factor RimP, giving the protein MSGKNSKLEALLRPGVEALGYQLWGLEYHSQGRHSTVRIYIDAEQGIGVDDCAKVSHQLSGILDVEDPIAGEYSLEVSSPGMDRPLYSLEQFAEYIGSNVNVRLRVAFEGRRKFLGRLVAIEDEDVVLMVDEHEYLLPHDQIEKANVVPQF; this is encoded by the coding sequence TTGTCAGGTAAAAACAGCAAACTAGAGGCGTTGTTACGTCCTGGCGTTGAAGCGCTGGGCTACCAGCTATGGGGGCTTGAGTATCACTCCCAAGGGCGTCACTCCACTGTGCGCATCTATATAGATGCTGAACAGGGTATTGGGGTTGATGACTGCGCCAAAGTGAGTCATCAGCTTAGCGGTATTTTGGATGTAGAAGATCCAATCGCAGGTGAATACAGTCTTGAAGTGTCGTCGCCGGGTATGGATCGGCCACTGTATAGCTTAGAACAATTTGCGGAATATATCGGCAGCAATGTCAATGTCCGCTTGCGGGTCGCCTTTGAAGGGCGCCGTAAATTTCTTGGTCGCCTGGTGGCCATTGAAGATGAAGATGTGGTTTTGATGGTGGATGAGCACGAGTATCTCTTGCCCCATGATCAAATCGAAAAAGCAAACGTCGTACCCCAGTTTTAA
- the folP gene encoding dihydropteroate synthase, with protein sequence MPENCNKCPPQLRCGGRVLDLQKPQIMAVINVTPDSFSDGGQLQDGAGVVSIDKLLERVEGACRGGATIIDIGGESTRPGAAPVSEQEECDRVLPAVEAVAQRFDVVISVDTSSAAVIRESAVLGAGMVNDVRALQRPGALLAAAESGLPVCLMHMQGEPDKMQSNPRYRNIVDEVTQFLLSRVAACTAAGIGKENILLDPGFGFGKSLDHNLELFRALSHFAELGFPLMVGLSRKSMLGSITHRDVSERMPASIVAAALAAERGAHIFRVHDVEETRDALSVVAAIVGRRE encoded by the coding sequence ATGCCTGAAAACTGTAATAAATGTCCGCCACAGCTGCGCTGTGGCGGACGTGTTTTAGACCTCCAAAAACCGCAGATAATGGCGGTGATCAATGTGACTCCTGACTCATTCTCCGATGGTGGCCAGCTCCAAGATGGCGCCGGTGTTGTGTCTATTGATAAGTTGCTTGAGAGGGTTGAGGGGGCTTGTCGAGGTGGGGCAACTATCATCGATATTGGTGGTGAGTCTACTCGCCCAGGTGCGGCTCCGGTTTCTGAACAAGAAGAATGTGATCGAGTATTGCCAGCCGTAGAGGCGGTTGCCCAGCGATTTGATGTGGTGATTTCTGTCGATACCAGCAGTGCTGCGGTGATTCGGGAGTCTGCTGTACTCGGTGCGGGTATGGTCAATGATGTGAGAGCGTTACAGCGTCCCGGTGCGTTGTTGGCTGCTGCCGAGTCAGGTTTACCTGTTTGCCTTATGCATATGCAAGGTGAGCCCGATAAAATGCAGAGCAATCCTCGTTATCGCAATATTGTCGATGAGGTAACGCAGTTTTTGTTGTCGAGAGTGGCTGCGTGCACGGCGGCTGGCATCGGCAAGGAAAATATCCTTTTAGATCCCGGTTTTGGTTTTGGCAAAAGCCTTGATCACAATTTGGAATTGTTTCGTGCTTTGTCACACTTCGCTGAACTTGGTTTCCCTCTGATGGTCGGTTTATCTCGTAAGTCCATGTTGGGCTCAATAACGCATCGTGATGTCAGTGAGCGCATGCCCGCCAGTATTGTGGCGGCGGCACTGGCTGCGGAACGCGGCGCGCATATCTTCCGGGTACACGATGTTGAAGAAACACGTGATGCCCTGAGTGTTGTCGCGGCAATAGTGGGTAGAAGGGAATGA
- the yhbY gene encoding ribosome assembly RNA-binding protein YhbY has product MPQLSASDKKHLRGIGHKLNPIVMIGDKGISEGVEAELERALEDHELIKIKVNADASDRKLIIEQLCQSHKASLVQSVGKMALLYRPARKPNAKLSNLLRV; this is encoded by the coding sequence ATGCCCCAACTCAGCGCCAGCGACAAAAAACATCTTCGCGGTATTGGTCACAAGTTAAACCCCATTGTCATGATCGGCGATAAGGGTATCAGTGAGGGCGTGGAAGCGGAGCTAGAAAGAGCTCTGGAAGATCACGAGCTGATCAAAATTAAGGTCAATGCAGACGCAAGTGACCGCAAACTTATTATTGAACAGCTCTGCCAGTCACATAAAGCAAGCTTGGTGCAATCGGTAGGCAAAATGGCCCTGTTATACCGCCCAGCACGCAAACCCAACGCTAAATTATCTAACCTGCTCCGGGTCTAG
- the rlmE gene encoding 23S rRNA (uridine(2552)-2'-O)-methyltransferase RlmE, translated as MAKRSASSGAWLREHFDDHYVKLAQKEGYRSRACYKLIELQQKDKLIKPGMTVVDLGSAPGGWSQVAVNLVGHKGRVIASDILAMDTLAGVEFICGDFTEDSVLQQILEIIGEKPVDLVISDMAPNMSGMKDVDQPRSMYLCELALDMAGQVLRPGGDYVTKIFQGEGFDEYFRMLRDQFDKVITRKPAASRPRSREVYLVGRGFRG; from the coding sequence GTGGCAAAACGATCCGCCTCCAGTGGCGCCTGGTTGAGAGAGCACTTTGACGATCATTACGTCAAGCTGGCTCAAAAAGAAGGCTACCGATCCCGTGCTTGCTATAAGCTGATTGAGCTGCAGCAAAAGGACAAGCTGATTAAGCCGGGTATGACCGTGGTGGATCTGGGCTCGGCCCCAGGGGGCTGGTCTCAGGTCGCAGTTAATTTGGTTGGGCATAAAGGTAGAGTCATTGCGTCGGACATTCTGGCTATGGATACCTTGGCTGGCGTTGAGTTTATCTGCGGCGATTTTACAGAGGACAGTGTGCTGCAGCAGATTCTGGAGATTATCGGTGAAAAGCCGGTAGACCTTGTAATCTCAGATATGGCCCCCAATATGAGTGGTATGAAAGACGTTGATCAGCCCCGATCAATGTATCTGTGTGAGCTGGCGTTGGATATGGCTGGCCAGGTACTGCGCCCCGGTGGTGACTATGTTACCAAGATATTTCAGGGCGAGGGCTTTGACGAGTACTTCCGAATGTTGCGCGATCAATTTGACAAGGTCATTACGCGCAAACCCGCAGCATCCCGGCCCCGCTCCCGCGAAGTCTACCTCGTAGGGCGGGGGTTTCGGGGCTAA
- the carB gene encoding carbamoyl-phosphate synthase large subunit, protein MPKRTDIQSILILGAGPIVIGQACEFDYSGAQACKALREEGFRVILVNSNPATIMTDPAMADATYIEPVAWETVAKIIEKERPDALLPTMGGQTALNCALDLDREGVLEKYNVEMIGASKDAIDMAEDRQLFDRAMKRIGLETPNSAIAHSMEEALQVLDSIGFPAIIRPSFTMGGSGGGIAYNKEEFVEICTRGLDLSPTNELLIDQSLIGWKEFEMEVVRDKNDNCIIICAIENFDPMGVHTGDSITVAPAQTLTDKEYQIMRNASCAVLREIGVETGGSNVQFGMCPDTGRLVVIEMNPRVSRSSALASKATGFPIAKVAAKLAVGYTLDELQNDITGGATPASFEPSIDYVVTKIPRFTFEKFGEAQDRLHTQMKSVGEVMAIGRNFQESVQKALRGLEVGSSGFEHKIDTDRDGAKDILIAELTNPGPDRIWYVADAFRAGMDIEEVFDHSRIDRWFLVQIEDIVKTENALKKVVLSELDKPAMWQLKRKGFSDQRLAVLLGVSESDLREHRHSLGIRPVYKRVDTCAAEFSTSTAYMYSTYEEECESQPSDRDKILVIGGGPNRIGQGIEFDYCCVHAALAMREDGYETIMVNCNPETVSTDYDTSDRLYFEPVTLEDVLEIVAKEKPKGVIVQFGGQTPLKLARDLEAAGVPIIGTTPDAIDRAEDRERFQQMIERLQLKQPPNTTVRSEEAALVAAAKIGYPLVVRPSYVLGGRAMEIVYKEEELERYMREAVKVSNESPVLLDHFLNAAVEVDLDAVSDGKDVVIGAIMQHIEQAGVHSGDSACSLPPYSLDAKVQDDMRDMVKRMALELGVVGLMNVQLAVQDGEIYVIEVNPRASRTVPFVSKCIGVSLAKVAARCMAGTSLAEQNFTKELVPQYYAVKEAVFPFNKFPGVDPILGPEMKSTGEVMGLGKTFAEAFSKAARGAGEVFPTSGKAFISVRDPDKEGAVEVARALVEQGFSLCATRGTYKVLTAAGLKCQRVNKVLEGRPHIVDMVKNGDVDLIINTTEGKQAIADSSLIRRSALANKVSYTTTLAGAEAICMALAFGEEKTVRRLQDVHEELVK, encoded by the coding sequence ATGCCAAAAAGAACCGACATTCAATCTATCCTTATTCTCGGCGCCGGTCCCATTGTCATCGGCCAAGCCTGTGAGTTTGACTACTCCGGCGCTCAGGCGTGCAAAGCCCTGCGCGAAGAAGGCTTCCGGGTTATTTTGGTGAACTCCAATCCCGCAACCATCATGACCGATCCGGCCATGGCTGACGCGACGTATATCGAGCCAGTGGCTTGGGAGACGGTGGCTAAAATCATCGAAAAGGAGCGCCCGGATGCGCTGCTGCCGACCATGGGTGGCCAAACAGCGCTGAACTGTGCGCTGGATTTGGACCGGGAAGGGGTGCTGGAAAAATACAATGTCGAGATGATTGGCGCGAGCAAAGATGCCATTGATATGGCAGAGGATCGCCAGCTTTTTGACCGGGCAATGAAGCGCATTGGCCTTGAAACTCCAAACTCTGCCATTGCTCACAGCATGGAAGAAGCACTGCAGGTTCTGGATAGCATCGGTTTTCCGGCCATTATTCGTCCCTCTTTTACCATGGGTGGCTCGGGCGGTGGTATTGCCTACAACAAAGAAGAGTTTGTTGAAATTTGTACCCGCGGTTTGGACCTTTCTCCTACCAATGAGCTGTTGATCGACCAGAGCTTGATTGGTTGGAAAGAGTTTGAAATGGAAGTGGTGCGGGATAAGAACGACAACTGCATTATTATCTGTGCCATCGAAAACTTTGATCCAATGGGGGTTCACACCGGTGACTCTATCACCGTTGCTCCGGCCCAGACCTTGACCGATAAAGAATACCAAATCATGCGTAACGCCTCTTGTGCGGTACTACGTGAGATCGGGGTGGAAACCGGTGGTTCTAATGTTCAGTTTGGCATGTGTCCAGACACGGGCCGCTTGGTGGTGATTGAAATGAACCCGCGGGTAAGTCGCTCGTCGGCACTGGCATCTAAGGCAACGGGCTTTCCTATTGCCAAGGTCGCTGCCAAATTGGCCGTGGGTTACACCCTCGACGAATTGCAAAATGATATTACCGGCGGGGCGACGCCGGCGTCTTTTGAGCCATCAATTGACTACGTTGTTACCAAAATCCCGCGTTTTACCTTTGAGAAGTTTGGCGAGGCTCAGGACCGTCTACATACCCAGATGAAGTCGGTGGGTGAGGTCATGGCGATTGGTCGTAATTTCCAAGAGTCAGTGCAAAAAGCTCTGCGTGGCTTGGAAGTGGGCTCCTCCGGCTTTGAGCACAAGATTGATACGGACCGTGATGGCGCCAAAGATATTCTTATCGCAGAGTTAACCAATCCCGGTCCGGATCGTATCTGGTATGTAGCAGATGCATTTCGTGCTGGAATGGACATTGAGGAAGTGTTTGACCACTCTCGTATCGACCGCTGGTTTTTGGTTCAGATCGAAGACATTGTTAAAACTGAGAACGCGCTTAAAAAAGTGGTGTTGTCCGAGTTGGATAAGCCTGCCATGTGGCAGCTGAAGCGCAAAGGGTTTTCTGACCAGCGTTTGGCAGTATTGTTGGGAGTGAGTGAAAGCGACTTGCGAGAGCACCGCCACAGCTTGGGAATCCGCCCGGTATATAAACGTGTGGATACTTGTGCGGCAGAGTTTTCAACCTCCACGGCGTATATGTATTCCACATATGAAGAAGAGTGCGAAAGCCAGCCTTCTGATCGGGATAAAATTCTGGTTATTGGCGGGGGGCCTAACCGCATTGGCCAGGGCATTGAGTTTGACTACTGCTGTGTGCATGCCGCGTTAGCGATGCGCGAAGATGGTTATGAAACCATTATGGTCAACTGTAATCCCGAGACCGTTTCCACTGACTACGACACCTCAGATCGACTCTACTTTGAGCCGGTAACGCTGGAGGATGTGCTGGAAATTGTCGCTAAAGAAAAACCCAAGGGCGTTATTGTCCAATTTGGCGGCCAGACGCCGTTAAAATTGGCCCGAGACCTTGAGGCCGCAGGCGTGCCGATTATTGGCACGACTCCTGATGCAATCGATCGAGCGGAAGATCGTGAGCGCTTTCAGCAAATGATTGAGCGTTTGCAGCTCAAGCAGCCACCCAATACCACGGTACGCTCAGAAGAAGCGGCCTTAGTGGCAGCGGCTAAAATTGGTTATCCATTGGTCGTGCGTCCCTCTTATGTATTGGGTGGACGGGCGATGGAAATCGTCTATAAAGAAGAAGAGCTTGAGCGCTATATGCGCGAAGCGGTAAAAGTGTCTAACGAGTCACCCGTATTGCTGGATCATTTTTTGAATGCCGCTGTTGAGGTAGACCTCGATGCGGTGTCGGATGGCAAAGACGTCGTTATTGGCGCCATTATGCAGCACATTGAGCAAGCGGGAGTGCATTCTGGTGACTCAGCCTGTTCTTTGCCACCCTACTCGCTGGACGCAAAAGTCCAGGACGATATGCGGGACATGGTTAAGCGTATGGCGCTGGAGTTGGGCGTAGTGGGCTTGATGAATGTGCAGCTGGCGGTGCAGGACGGCGAAATTTATGTGATTGAGGTGAACCCTCGCGCATCGCGTACTGTGCCTTTTGTCTCTAAATGTATCGGCGTGTCCCTGGCCAAAGTGGCGGCTCGGTGCATGGCGGGTACTAGCTTGGCAGAGCAAAACTTCACTAAAGAGTTGGTTCCTCAGTACTATGCCGTAAAAGAGGCGGTTTTCCCCTTTAATAAATTCCCCGGTGTAGATCCCATTCTTGGGCCAGAAATGAAATCGACGGGTGAAGTCATGGGGCTTGGTAAGACCTTTGCTGAAGCTTTTTCAAAAGCAGCTCGGGGCGCGGGAGAAGTGTTTCCGACATCTGGCAAGGCGTTTATCAGTGTTCGGGATCCTGACAAAGAAGGCGCTGTCGAAGTAGCGCGCGCTTTGGTTGAGCAGGGTTTTAGTCTCTGTGCTACGCGGGGAACCTACAAGGTCTTGACCGCTGCCGGTCTAAAATGTCAGCGTGTAAACAAAGTGCTAGAAGGTCGGCCTCATATTGTCGATATGGTTAAAAATGGCGATGTCGATCTTATTATTAATACTACCGAGGGTAAGCAAGCCATTGCGGATTCTTCTCTTATCCGCCGCAGTGCGCTAGCCAATAAAGTCAGCTATACCACCACCTTGGCGGGTGCCGAGGCGATCTGTATGGCTCTGGCCTTTGGTGAAGAAAAAACAGTACGTCGACTGCAGGACGTGCATGAGGAATTAGTTAAATGA